In Carya illinoinensis cultivar Pawnee chromosome 7, C.illinoinensisPawnee_v1, whole genome shotgun sequence, the following are encoded in one genomic region:
- the LOC122316822 gene encoding uncharacterized protein LOC122316822, translated as MCNMAYNNLGNGRRSCHGNRGFRLNTKRFSVQRFRARFVYLFKLLNSWRSSYGQALKSLKKGLGRRNSININNSGVGSNSTMSLVLKVPNMGRADCRLRSFGRSNSFYAEAIADCLEFIKR; from the exons ATGTGTAATATGGCCTACAACAATCTTGGCAACGGCAGAAGATCCTGCCACGGAAACAGAGGATTTAGGCTGAATACCAAAAGATTTTCGGTGCAGCGATTTCGTGCAAGGTTCGTTTATTTGTTCAAGCTCTTAAATAGTTGGAGATCATCTTATGGGCAAGCTCTAAAATCACTAAAGAAAGGTCTTGGCAGAAGAAATAGCATCAACATAAATAACAGCGGCGTCGGCAGCAACAGCACCATGAGTTTGGTTTTGAAGGTCCCCAACATGGGTCGAGCCGACTGTAGGTTGAGATCTTTTGGGAGGTCCAACTCTTTCTATGCCGAGGCCATTGCAGATTGCTTGGAGTTCATCAAGAG GTGA